AATAGAAGAACAAGCCAACCGTGTCCTCCGCAAAATGCAAACCGAGTTGTATACCGATATTTTTCAATTTGGGCAAAAAATAAAGCACAAAGATTATGCTTACTGGAAACAGATTAAGGAAAACTGGGACGGAGAGAACGGTGAATTCTCCAGGGCTGAAATGGGTATCACAGCCCATGTGCGCATACGGCATTATATGTTGGGTGAACGTCTGAATTAACGGATCTAAACAGGACAGGAGGTGATGACATTGTTTAGCCGTTTGTTTAAACGTCTTAACCGAGAGACGGTCCGGAAAAGAGCGGAATACGAGATGACTCTCTCGGCTGATCTTAAACAAACAGTAACCTCCATTGAGAACATTGTCGGGGAAAGCAGCGATGTTTTCAAACGGGAGATGCGCCTAGGAAAAACCATTTCCGCTACGCTCTTTTTTATTGAGGGGTTGGCCGATAAAGAGAGCATAGAGGAAGATGTCATTAAGCCATTGGTTCACCTGTCCCCTGCCGAAGCCCACAAGCTG
The sequence above is a segment of the Caldalkalibacillus thermarum genome. Coding sequences within it:
- a CDS encoding spore germination protein, whose translation is MFSRLFKRLNRETVRKRAEYEMTLSADLKQTVTSIENIVGESSDVFKREMRLGKTISATLFFIEGLADKESIEEDVIKPLVHLSPAEAHKLQGSPNLNRSLQEVLTLSSIRVFDSFDQAILRFLGGESCDSFPYNRRTAGNGRVLIRPNSVPECRNDGTMSA